The genomic stretch TCGAATGAGAAAAGTAGAGATCGAGAAATTACTCGTGGAGGGTCATCCACCACTACTAGTAATGCTGGCAGTTCTACGTCCACGCCCTATTTTAGTGAGGAACTGAAGGTTGCTTCGCAGCTCCGGAAATTCACATTTAACGAACTTAAGTTAGCGACGAGGAACTTCAGACCTGAGAGTCTTCTTGGTGAGGGTGGATTTGGTTGTGTATTTAAAGGTTGGGTCGAGGAGAATGGAACTGCCCCTGTTAAACCTGGTACCGGGCTTACGGTTGCAGTTAAGACTCTCAACCACGATGGACTTCAGGGTCACAAAGAATGGCTTGTATGGCTTCGCTATCCCTCAACTTACGATTATAACTGTTTTTAACTTGACCTCTTGGATTACATGCGAGTCTCCTTTTCGGTTCAATTTGTAtctaaatcttcttcttttttttttcattattttcagGCTGAAATTTATTTTCTTGGTGATCTCATCCATCCTAATTTGGTAAAGTTGATTGGTTACTCGATTGAAGATGATCAGAGGTTGTTGGTCTATGAGTTTTTGCCTAGGGGAAGTTTGGAAAACCACCTCTTCAGAAGTAAGCAACTGGTCCTTTCACATTCTTTGATAATTGCATGTTTACTGAAACTAGCTGTTGAGTTTGCGTTGTTTTGTATTGTTAGTGGTTGCCTAATGATATTTGGTAACAACCAGGGTCCCTGCCTCTTCCGTGGTCTATTAGAATGAAAATTGCACTCGGTGCTGCAAAGGGTCTTGCCTTTCTTCATGAAGAAGTTCAAAAACCGGTCATATACCGCGACTTCAAAACATCTAATATCCTATTAGATGCAGTAAGTGACAGTAACTGAGCATCAAATTCATTTATTTTCCTACTACTATTCTCGTCTGAAAATGGAATGTGTTATTTTAGGATTATAATGCCAAGCTTTCGGATTTCGGACTTGCGAAAGATGGCCCTGAGGGTGATAAAACTCATGTGTCCACACGAGTCATGGGAACATATGGTTATGCAGCCCCAGAGTATGTGATGACCGGTGAGTCCGATAATAATCATCTTTGGCATTTAATAGTTTTGGTAGTTCTATAAAGTTGCAACTCCATCGAATATGCAAAGAGATGGGTTAAAACATCAGTACTTAGCATTTTATCAGGCTTTGGCTTCTGATAAATAATTGCATACCTAGGCCAATCTTGAGCTAGAATTACGAAGTCCTAACATGGCTTTTTGGTTTAGGACATTTGACATCAAAGAGCGATGTCTATAGTTTTGGAGTAGTTCTGCTCGAAATGATAAATGGCAGAAGATCCATGGACAAAAATAGACCAAATGGGGAGCACAATCTTGTGGAGTGGGCGAGGCAACGCTTTGGCGACAAGAAGAGGTTATTCCAGTTAATTGACCCCCGTCTTGAAGGTCATTTTTCAATTAAAGGTGCACAAAAAGCAGTCCAGCTTGCCGCCCACTGCCTCAGCCGTGACCCAAAAGCTAGGCCAATGATGAGTGAAGTTGTTGAAGTCCTAAAGCCTCTACAAAACCTCAAGGACATGGCCAGTTCTTCCTACCAATTCCAAACCATGCAAGAAGCTCGTTCCAGGTCCCTCTCAAGTTCTAAGAACGGCATCAGAACGCAGGCGGTATTCATGCCGAGAAACGGACAGCCCGTAAGGAGCTTGTCGAGCCCGAATGGTCCACCTTCTTCTCCATATTATCCTGGAAAATCGCCTAAACCTAACTCAAAAGAATGATGACATTAGTTTTTGTGTATGATTATGTTAGACTTGACTCTCATATTGTACCAGCTTCAGATTGTTCTGTCATATATAGTACAAACTAAAAAATCTTTTTACTCTCGTGATCTTATCCTCTATGTTTGACTGCAATTAGACACTTGGTGTGACAAGTCCTGCAACTAACTCTTTCGTCAAGGATTACTTTTAtggaaatttattttaaatctaaaattattggccgttggattaaattgtagtcgttttagtttttatttttatttttattttttttaagttccaTATtcgttttttttccttttaattataggaaaactaacgaaaataatttgaaatttttgagttttaatcaaaatgataaaaatatgttgtaagtgaatactACCAGGAGTgattttttagaataaaaatataatttttcgttaaaatgaatagtacatgATGATGTGGTCTgactatttgtttttttataaataataaaaagataaagTTCTTGGTGTATGTAAAtcctttaatttgttcatttacttTATCGTTTCGAGGTTTTTACTGTTATTTTCACGTTTGGTGGAAATTAAGTGTAATGATCATGTCACTCACTACGTCACTGCATATTTTATTTACGCCGGCGCTCCTCAAAATTTCCAGAGTACAGAATTTTAACCCTTTTAGGCAATCCTTCTGCTTCTTGCTCAAAAGGGTCTCCTAGGTTCTAGATTTCCTCTTCAAATCCAAACAGTTTCATCAAATTATGCGCTTTTTTACGAGCAATGAAAAATCATTGAAGTCGTTATCGAAAAATAAGCAATGCATACACATGAATGAACCGGGGGCAGTTTAAGCATCTACAAATTGTATAAAATCTTGCATCCATTTCTTTCATTATGTGGTAAGATAATTTTTCTCGTACTGCAACTCTATTGAAAGGATTATCACAATTAGAACTGGTAAGTAGAAAAATTAAAAGGCATTTAAGGGAACTTAATGACATTATCCAGAGTCACATGAAAATTTGCAAGTAAAGGAAACTCAATTAATGAAAATGGACAAATTATAGACTTCCTTTCAAATTCATGAAAGCGAAATGAAACAGACTAAGGGTAGTTTTGACTTTTTAAACAGACTAAGGGTAGTTTTGACTTTTTAATCATAAAAGGGTACTGTACAAGGGCAAATTGGTCATTTAGCCAATGAGCTTTGTTCTTTATATCTCAGCAATTTTGGCTTGGATTACAAGAAATAATTCACAAACAACTTTACAACTCTGTCGCTCATTTGGTTGCTCAGAAAATGTGAGTTCGTTTCGTACTCTTTCgctttattttctgtttgggtGCTGAGAAAACAATAAAACTGAACTTCAACTGAATTTCTTTTCGTAGATTTATGCTTTATTGATTCATATTCTGTTGTGATCTCATACAATTTATGTTACTAGTTTAAGAACTGAAGAATGGGTCAAGCACTTGGTTGTGTTCAAGTGAAGCAGTCAAAAGTTGCTGTCAGGGAGCAATTTGGGAAATTTGATGATGTTCTTAAACCAGGATGCCACTGCATGCCCTGGTGTTTCGGGTACAAGGTAGCCGGTGAGCTCTCTCTGCGTGTGCGGCAACTTGAAGTTCGATGTGAAACCAAAACCAAGGTTTTCGCCTTCTGAATTGAGTCCTTACTTTACATTCCCTGAACGATCTGTAGTGAAATGCATAATGTTTATGTCAGAATTTATAGCATGTGATATATGTCGGAGAAAAAGGGCGAAAAAAATTCTTGCTATGTGACATATTTGGTCTTTTCAGGATAATGTGTTTGTGAATGTGGTTGCGTCGATTCAATATCGCGCCTTGCCAGACAAGATACCGGATGCTTTCTACAAGCTCTCGAACGCCAACTCACAGATTCAGGCCTTTGTATTTGATGGTAAGACTAGAATGCGATTGGTAGAATTCTTGCTTGTACTAGTTGATCAACAGCTAACGCGTTGCCATTCTTTGCGTAACATTCGTTGAGAACAGTTATTAGGGCAAGTGTGCCGAAATTGGAGGTTGATGCCGTCTTTGAGCAGAAGAGTGATATAGCGAAATCTGTTGAGGAGGAGCTTGCAAAGgtgaaacaatttttttgtgtAACACTCGTTGAGAACTGATCGAAATTGTAACCATTTTTCGTTACAGGCGATGTCTGCTTATGGTTTCGAAATAGTAGAGACCCTTATTGTGGATATTGAGCCGGATGTTCATGTGAAGAGAGCGATGAATGAGATCAATGCAGGTAACTTTCACACCAAAAATGTCACGCATGTTGTTCCAAAAGTTCAATTTGTGATTTGTTTGTTGCTCAGTTTGTATATAAGTTTTGCTCTGTCAACGTAACAGCTGCAAGGCAGAGGTTGGCGGCGAAAGAAAAGGCTGAAGCGGAGAAAATCCTACAGATCAAGCGAGCGGAAGGAGAGGCGGAGGCCAAGTTCTTGGCAGGGCTTGGCATAGCGCGCCAGCGCCAGGCCATTGTTGACGGGCTGAGGGACAGCGTGCTTGTCTTCTCCGAGAATGTTCCCGGAACAACAGCCAAGGATGTCATGGACATGGTTTTGGTGACTCAATACTTCGACACCATGAAGGAGATTGGAGCATCCTCAAAGTCATCGTCTGTTTTCATCCCGCACGGGCCAGGCGCGATCAAGGACGTTGCTTCGCAGATTCGAGAGGGTCTCCTTCAAGCTGATCATGCCAAGGCATAGAGAGTGAGAGAGGAAAAAACTCCTTGGGAAATAAATTATCTGCAATGCTTGCGTATTATTATGGAAGGTGTGCTTAAATTATTCATATGAAGAACAAGTTGTGTACTTTACCCAGTACTTACATATCATAAGTTGGCGACTGAGTGCGATTTATTATGTTTATTTTCCTAAATATTATCTGTCTGCAGAAATTAAATGGAAAAATTAAGCGATTTTGCATCAAAAACATCGCAATTTTTGTGTTCATACATGAAAGTttgaatgcaaaaaaaaaacaaaaaagaaaaaacgttGACATTATGTTCTTATTAAGTAGTAATGTTGAGTGTAAGACCTCATCTACCTCTTACCGTAATTTAAAGTAGTAACATTGCtcgtaagaaaagaaaaaataaataaataacacatCGCAACATTTTTTATGCATCAAATATCAACCTTAGGGTTTGAATTCTACCCTTTCAAGGATATGCTCAAATCGTATGACAAACTTACAGTGGAGTGATTGTTCAAGTCTACTTGTTGTATATAATTTTTAGTTATTCATCTCTTATGTGGAAACAACATCTTTATAAAACAAGGATAAGGTTGCATACGACAGACATTCCCCTTTACCCTCGCAAAGCATAGAACCTTGTTGGCTTAGAATCGCTTCTTTATTCATGTGGTAAAACAAATAGGAAAGTTGATTTTAACCTAATATCTATAGCATATTTTAGTGAAaccccaaaattttcaaattttgaaattaagcCCTTTAACCAGCATACCACGTAAGCAAACTTTCCTAAAGTCTAAGGTGAGTCAGGTAGGAGTTAtggttcaaataatttttatatcTATTTTACCCTTCACGTTCATTAGGGGTGCtttcttttataattatttattgtttgtatttcgATTTTACGCCACTCTTTGATAGGTATGTAAATTTAATCAgtgtttaaaataaaatgatgtcATTATTTTAAACACTGATTTTATCAGATCTACCATATAAAACGAACACGCTTAGAGACTCAATTGGTgccaaaaaaaataagaacGGATACAAATAattcactttttctttttatactaACATGAAAGCGAAATGAAACGACTaagggattttttttcttttgttgactttttgaTCAGATAAGGATATGTACGAGGGCAAATTGGTCATTTAGCCACTGAGCTCTGCTCTACTCTTTATTTCTCAGCAAATTTGGCTTGGACTACAAGAAATTTATCACATTACAAGAACCAGCAGCAGTTTCAACTTTACAAGGTAATTTCCGTACAACTCTGTCTCTTGTTTGGTTGCTCAGAAAATGTGAGTTTGTTTCCTACTCTTTCactttattttctgtttgggtgccgagaaaacaaagaaagcaaaaagGGTTATGTATGAGCTCTTGGGCATTttgctctattttcttttataaatgaATATTgcttttattattcaaatattaGATCTGTGCTTTAATGCTTCATATTTTGTTGTGATCTGAgtcttgtatttataattttggAAAAATTCAGGATCTTTGTACAGAAAAATGGGTCAAGCACTTGGTTGTGTTCAAGTGAAGCAGTCAAAAGTTGCTGTCAGGGAACAATTTGGGAAGTTTGATGGTGTGCTTGAACCAGGATGCCATTGCATGCCCTGGTGTTTCGGATACAAGGTAGCCGGTGTGCTCTCACTGCGCATGCGACAACTTAAAGTTCAATGCGAAACCAAGACCAAGGTTTTCAGCTGAATGATCTGTTCAATCCATAGTTTTTGTGTCAGGTTATACTATGTGATATATTATCTCCGACAAAAATTTCACCATGTGACATAATTGGTTTGTTTCAGGATAATATGTTTCTGAATGTGGTTGCATCGATTCACTATCGCCCCTTGCCAGACAAGATACCGGATGCTTTCTACAAGCTCTTGAATGCTGACTCGCAGATTCTGGCTTATGTGTTTGATGGTAAGACTTACAGAAAGTGATTGATAGAGATTGTTGGTTTATAGATTAGAAGTAATACTTCGGTATCTTCAGTTATTAGGGAAACTGTGCCAAAATTGGAGCTTGATACCGTCTTTGAGCAGAAAAGTGACATAGCAAAAGCTGTTCAAAAGGAACTTGCAAAGGTGACAGTAAATATCGTATTAGTTAGAAAGGTTATATCTTGGTGTAACTTTTCTTGACATTTTCGTTACAGGTTATGTATGAGTACGGTTTTGAAATAGTCGAGACCCTGATTGTGGACATTGTACCACATGTTGTAGTGATAAAAGCGATGAATGAGATCAGTGCAggtaaatttcacaaaaaaaatgtcACACACTTTGTTCCGAAAATTTCAGTTTGTGATTAATTGCTTGTTCtatgtgttatttttctttctgaCACAACAGCTAAAAGGAAGAGGCTGGTGGCGAAAGAGAAGgcggaagaagagaaaatgctGAAGATCAAGCGAGCGGAAGGAGAGGCCGAGTCCAAGTACTTCGTAGGACTTGGCATAGCGCGCCAGGGCCAGGCCATTGTTGACGGGCTGAGGGACACCGTGCCTGACTGCTTTACACAGATTATGCTAAGGAGGGGATAGAAGCTCCAAACGAACAAATATATCTGCAACGCTTGACTGCAGAATTTATTCATCGAAAACTAGTTACCAAGTATCAACTCTATCAAGTTCTTAAGTTTTAATAGTTGGTGTGACAAATGATAATTATTATGTTAATTCTCTTAAATCTTATCTGTTTTCAGACATCAGGTGTAAAAAAACTAAGTCCTTTTGCATCAACAGCAATGCAATATATGTGTTAAACTGTTTTTACACTTCCTTGAAATGCAGCAACTACATTCTCTGCATGTATGAcctaagaaacaaaaacaagacaaGTAAAACGGAAGTTTAGAATCCAAAATCGAAAGCAACAAAGAAAATTTTCCTAATGTCAGCTAAATACCTGCCAATCTAGTAAATCAACAACAACATTAGCGGAAGAATTTTATAGGTTGCATTGAAATTTATTGATTGGATTGATTATGTAACATTTGGAGGTCGGAAAAGGTGAAGATTTTCGAGtttggaagagagagaagatcTGGTCACACAGAGTGTTCAACCCTAGTGCGCCGAAAAACTCCCTAAACCCTGGtgagtaaaaaaattaaaaggcacTGAAAGGAACTTATTGACATTATACAGAGTCACAAGAAAAATTGCAAGAATGTAAATGGAGAAACTATACTTTTTCCTTTATGCTAACATGAAAGAGAAATGAAACAGAGGGTAATTGTGCCATTTTCATCATAGAAGGGTCGACTGCAAGGGAAAACTGGTCATTTAACAACTGATCCGCTCTGCTACTCTTTATGTCTCAGCAATTTTGGCTTGGATTACAAGAAATAATTCACAAACAATTTTACAAGAACCAGCAGCAGTTTTAGCTTTAAAAGGTAAAGTCCGTATAACTCTGTCTGCCGTTTGGTTGCTCAGAAAATGTGAGTCCATTTTGGTGAGAGACAGTGTGCTTGTCTTCTCCGAAAATGTTCCCGGATCAACGGCCAAGGATGTCATGGACATGGTTTTGGTGACTCAATACTTCGACACCACGAAGGAGATTGGAGCATCCTCAAGTCAGCGTCTGTTTTCATCCCGCACGGGCCAGGTGCGATCAAGGATGTTGCTTCGCAGATTCGAGAGGGTCTCCCTCAAGCTGATTATGCTAaggcatagagagagagagagagagagagagagagagagagagagagaggaaaaagcTCAAGGAAATAAATTATCTGTAATGGTTACATATTATTAGGGAGGGTCTGCTTAAATTATTCGTATGAAGAACAAGTTATCAACTCTATCCAGTACTTACATATTATAAG from Pyrus communis chromosome 7, drPyrComm1.1, whole genome shotgun sequence encodes the following:
- the LOC137739466 gene encoding serine/threonine-protein kinase PBL34-like isoform X2, whose amino-acid sequence is MGLVLNPSKVESWGKSSKSKGRKKKDKTVEEPGCWVKLRFGTCMPSRSKVNSSITGTSVSYETKSSNEKSRDREITRGGSSTTTSNAGSSTSTPYFSEELKVASQLRKFTFNELKLATRNFRPESLLGEGGFGCVFKGWVEENGTAPVKPGTGLTVAVKTLNHDGLQGHKEWLAEIYFLGDLIHPNLVKLIGYSIEDDQRLLVYEFLPRGSLENHLFRRSLPLPWSIRMKIALGAAKGLAFLHEEVQKPVIYRDFKTSNILLDADYNAKLSDFGLAKDGPEGDKTHVSTRVMGTYGYAAPEYVMTGHLTSKSDVYSFGVVLLEMINGRRSMDKNRPNGEHNLVEWARQRFGDKKRLFQLIDPRLEGHFSIKGAQKAVQLAAHCLSRDPKARPMMSEVVEVLKPLQNLKDMASSSYQFQTMQEARSRSLSSSKNGIRTQAVFMPRNGQPVRSLSSPNGPPSSPYYPGKSPKPNSKE
- the LOC137739467 gene encoding hypersensitive-induced response protein 1-like, with translation MGQALGCVQVKQSKVAVREQFGKFDDVLKPGCHCMPWCFGYKVAGELSLRVRQLEVRCETKTKDNVFVNVVASIQYRALPDKIPDAFYKLSNANSQIQAFVFDVIRASVPKLEVDAVFEQKSDIAKSVEEELAKAMSAYGFEIVETLIVDIEPDVHVKRAMNEINAAARQRLAAKEKAEAEKILQIKRAEGEAEAKFLAGLGIARQRQAIVDGLRDSVLVFSENVPGTTAKDVMDMVLVTQYFDTMKEIGASSKSSSVFIPHGPGAIKDVASQIREGLLQADHAKA
- the LOC137739466 gene encoding serine/threonine-protein kinase PBL34-like isoform X1, whose protein sequence is MGLVLNPSKVESWGKSSKSKGRKKKDKTVEEPGCWVKLRFGTCMPSRSKVNSSITGTSVSYAETKSSNEKSRDREITRGGSSTTTSNAGSSTSTPYFSEELKVASQLRKFTFNELKLATRNFRPESLLGEGGFGCVFKGWVEENGTAPVKPGTGLTVAVKTLNHDGLQGHKEWLAEIYFLGDLIHPNLVKLIGYSIEDDQRLLVYEFLPRGSLENHLFRRSLPLPWSIRMKIALGAAKGLAFLHEEVQKPVIYRDFKTSNILLDADYNAKLSDFGLAKDGPEGDKTHVSTRVMGTYGYAAPEYVMTGHLTSKSDVYSFGVVLLEMINGRRSMDKNRPNGEHNLVEWARQRFGDKKRLFQLIDPRLEGHFSIKGAQKAVQLAAHCLSRDPKARPMMSEVVEVLKPLQNLKDMASSSYQFQTMQEARSRSLSSSKNGIRTQAVFMPRNGQPVRSLSSPNGPPSSPYYPGKSPKPNSKE